One window of Helicobacter winghamensis ATCC BAA-430 genomic DNA carries:
- the guaA gene encoding glutamine-hydrolyzing GMP synthase — protein MQQDFLHNVEILVLDFGSQYTQLIARRLREYGVYTEIVPYFEKIDSIKAKNPKGIILSGGPASVYAEGAYKPDSAVFDLGVPVLGICYGMQYIAHFFGGSVVRAEAQEFGKAVLEILNLEESLTFSEFNHKSMPQALEALVSLWEDSVRDSHDFLRENDIVALKPEVSELLKTSENTLVATDDETFLGFLGVEHNRIEMLFVHPKFFKRGVGIALLREVFVRSLRQYDNIVVDCNAGNTRGLRFYQQLGFREIGVSQKDSKGRDFPIVHLEVSSKELESNLQSHNILFHNVKQDSIVWMSHADKVESVPSGFVELAKSGNTHYCAIADFKRQVYALQFHPEVVHSECGGEILKNFAVGICGVDTSWNMRNFAEAEIVKLREKVLGLDICFINKNEAFNQMGAKKSIEILTQIWECGAKVTHNDLTQKEIASMKLEIEKSIIASEQLCIAQKNGEWLGFVAVENDEITLLFVASKYFKKGLGKALIREALDRYLMDFESVKVGSIEWALEFYTHLGFTKNDSNISSKLYPDLIPLRAGCMDLRHILTLQKAEFSKVLCAVSGGVDSSVVATLLYRAIGENLIPVFVDTGLLRKGEREAVEAMFRENLKVPLIVADARELFLGRLKGVTDPEKKRKIIGETFIEVFEAEAKKHNTKGEIKFLAQGTLYPDVIESVSVKGPSKTIKSHHNVGGLPEWMKFELIEPLRELFKDEVRALGRELGMPESMLMRHPFPGPGLAIRIMGEVNATDLELLKEADSIFIEELHKWGLYDSVWQAFCVLLNVRSVGVMGDNRTYDNTICVRAVEAQDGMTASFSHLPHAFLESVSNRIINEVKGINRVVYDITSKPPGTIEWE, from the coding sequence ATGCAACAAGATTTTTTGCACAATGTGGAAATTTTGGTTTTGGATTTTGGTTCACAATATACACAATTAATTGCTAGAAGACTTCGTGAATATGGGGTTTATACCGAGATTGTGCCTTATTTTGAAAAAATAGATTCCATAAAAGCAAAAAACCCTAAGGGCATAATTCTTAGTGGCGGACCTGCAAGTGTGTATGCAGAAGGGGCTTATAAGCCAGATTCTGCGGTGTTTGATTTGGGTGTGCCTGTGCTTGGAATTTGCTATGGCATGCAGTATATCGCGCATTTTTTTGGAGGAAGTGTGGTAAGGGCGGAAGCGCAAGAGTTTGGCAAGGCGGTGCTTGAAATTTTAAATCTAGAAGAGAGTTTGACTTTTAGTGAATTTAACCACAAATCAATGCCTCAAGCTTTAGAAGCGCTTGTGAGTTTATGGGAGGATTCTGTAAGAGATAGTCATGATTTTTTAAGAGAAAATGATATTGTTGCACTTAAACCTGAAGTAAGTGAGCTTTTAAAGACTTCAGAAAATACACTCGTTGCTACAGATGATGAGACATTTTTAGGATTTTTAGGCGTGGAGCATAATCGCATTGAAATGCTCTTTGTTCATCCAAAATTTTTCAAGCGCGGAGTGGGGATTGCGCTTTTGCGTGAAGTATTTGTGCGTTCTTTAAGACAATATGATAATATCGTTGTGGATTGTAATGCAGGGAATACTAGAGGGCTTAGGTTTTATCAGCAACTTGGCTTTAGAGAAATAGGCGTAAGCCAAAAAGACTCCAAGGGTAGGGACTTTCCAATAGTGCATTTAGAAGTTTCTAGTAAAGAGTTAGAATCTAATTTGCAATCGCATAATATTTTATTTCATAATGTGAAGCAAGATTCTATCGTGTGGATGAGCCACGCGGATAAGGTAGAGTCTGTGCCTAGTGGATTTGTGGAGCTGGCAAAAAGTGGGAATACGCATTATTGTGCTATTGCTGATTTTAAACGACAAGTATATGCTTTGCAGTTTCATCCAGAAGTGGTGCATAGTGAGTGTGGCGGGGAGATTCTAAAAAACTTTGCTGTGGGGATTTGTGGGGTGGATACAAGCTGGAATATGCGGAATTTTGCGGAAGCCGAGATTGTGAAATTGCGTGAGAAAGTGCTTGGTTTAGATATTTGTTTTATCAATAAGAATGAAGCGTTTAATCAAATGGGGGCAAAAAAAAGCATAGAAATATTGACTCAAATTTGGGAATGTGGAGCAAAAGTAACTCATAATGATTTAACACAGAAAGAAATCGCGAGTATGAAACTAGAGATAGAAAAAAGTATTATTGCTTCTGAGCAACTCTGCATCGCACAAAAAAATGGGGAATGGTTGGGATTTGTCGCAGTGGAAAATGACGAAATTACATTGCTTTTTGTTGCATCTAAATATTTTAAAAAAGGACTTGGTAAGGCATTGATTAGGGAAGCATTAGATCGCTACTTGATGGATTTTGAGAGTGTTAAAGTTGGAAGTATTGAGTGGGCTTTGGAGTTTTATACCCATTTGGGCTTTACAAAAAATGATAGTAATATATCTAGCAAACTTTATCCGGATCTTATTCCTCTAAGGGCAGGTTGTATGGATTTAAGACATATTTTAACTTTGCAAAAAGCTGAATTTTCCAAAGTTTTGTGTGCGGTGAGTGGGGGCGTAGATAGCTCCGTCGTTGCCACACTTTTATATCGTGCCATAGGGGAGAATCTTATCCCTGTTTTTGTCGATACTGGGCTTTTAAGAAAGGGGGAGAGAGAAGCGGTAGAAGCGATGTTTAGAGAGAATCTAAAAGTGCCTTTGATTGTAGCGGACGCTAGGGAGCTATTTTTAGGGCGATTAAAGGGCGTAACAGATCCGGAAAAGAAACGCAAAATCATCGGCGAAACCTTCATAGAAGTCTTTGAAGCTGAAGCTAAAAAGCACAACACAAAAGGCGAGATAAAATTCCTAGCACAAGGCACACTCTACCCTGATGTGATTGAATCTGTGAGTGTAAAAGGTCCAAGTAAAACGATAAAAAGCCACCATAATGTCGGTGGATTGCCTGAATGGATGAAGTTTGAGTTAATCGAGCCTTTAAGAGAGCTGTTTAAGGACGAGGTAAGGGCGTTAGGCAGAGAATTAGGAATGCCAGAATCTATGCTTATGCGACACCCTTTCCCCGGACCCGGACTTGCCATACGCATTATGGGCGAGGTGAATGCGACGGATTTGGAGCTATTAAAAGAAGCGGATTCTATCTTCATAGAAGAGCTGCATAAATGGGGCTTGTATGATAGCGTGTGGCAGGCATTTTGTGTGCTTTTAAATGTGCGAAGTGTGGGCGTAATGGGCGATAACCGCACTTATGATAATACTATTTGCGTCCGGGCAGTAGAAGCACAAGATGGAATGACTGCAAGTTTCTCACACTTACCCCACGCATTTTTAGAATCCGTCTCAAATCGCATAATCAACGAAGTAAAAGGGATTAACCGCGTAGTCTATGACATCACCTCAAAACCCCCAGGGACTATTGAGTGGGAGTAG